The Nitrobacter hamburgensis X14 genome contains the following window.
CATCACGATATTGGTGACGAGGCGATTGCCATGGGGCGTCTCGCGGTCGGCCCAGTCGTTCAGCCGGTCGCGCGCCACCATGATCTGGCCGACGATCTCGCCGGCCGTGAGATTGCGCACCAGGCGCTGAGTGCCGGTGTGGCAGAAGGAACAGTTCAGCGTGCAGCCGACCTGCGAGGAGACGCACAGCGTGCCGCGATCGGTTTCGGGAATGTAGACGCACTCGACTTCATGCGGCTTTTCGAGAGTGTTGCCGCTCGGCAGCCGCAACAGCCATTTGCGTGTTCCGTCGTTGGAAATCTGTTCGGCAACCACTTCGGGCCGATCGACCGTGACGTGCTTCTCAAGCTCGGCGCGCATGTCCTTCGAGACATTGGTCATCTCGCCGACCGTCTTCGCACCGCGGACATACATCCAGTGCCAGAGTTGCTGCACCCGCATCCTGCGCTGCGCCGGCGCCACCCCGATGGCGGCGAGACGCTCGGAAATTTCCGCGCGCGACAGGCCGATCAGCGACGGCTTCGCCGGCGGCACATAGGTTTCGAGCGCGACTTTTTCCAGAGGAGCATCGCCGACCGCCATTCCGCGCGCACCCGGAATGCTCGCGGCGGCGACGGCCTCAGTCGGAATAGTGCTCAAGGTGCGGGACGTTTCACTCATGCCGCATGACATAAGCCTTCCGCGGCCCGCTGGAAAGCCGGCAAATGCTGCGACGTTAACGCTAGCGCCTGCAATCCTGCGCGACCTTGTCCAGCGCCTGGGACAGGCCCTTGAGGGAAAAGACGTCCGTGGTTCGCGTCCCCCTGGACGACATGCCCTTGACGGTCGCATCGGCGGATTTGCGCATGGCATCGATCAGCCGATCTTCCTCGGCGGCATTCTTGATCCAGATGCCGTCACCCTGGGTGTACATCTCGAAGCTCGCGCCGCCGACATCGAGTGTGGCTTCAGAGCCCGGCTTGAGCGGATAGCCGACCGTGACCGACACTTCGTTCGTTACTTTCTCCGCTGGCCGGGTCGAGACGAAGGCGTAGATCGGATCGCGCGGCCGGTTCGGCGGATTGGTTTTCGAGGACGACGGCTTGGCGAGAGCGAAGCAAACCTTCTTGCCGTTCGGCGATGCGGTATAGGCGCCCCACGCACCGAACTGCCCGAGCAGCGTCGGCTCCGAGCTGCCGGATGTCGGCGCACTGAATGCGGGAGCAAGGCCCATTCCGCCTGCAAGCAGACTTCCCACCAGAACTGTCAACAATTGCCGCATGGACATCATCAAATCTCGTCCTTTCATCATTGTGACTGGAAGATGGCTTGATGTGCGCGGATCACACATCATCGGGGAATAACCGGAAATGCCTGATTTGTGAAGGCGGCCCCATCCTTGCGGCTCGCATCACGATTCGCAACCTAGTGGAGTGAATTTGACATTCGCTACGCACCTTGCCGCGGGTCGGTGACGCGAATGTCAAATTCAAAACTCCGCCAGCACTTATATTCGCTAGTGGTCTTTCGATTCTTAACATTGGCAGGAACGCCTGCCGCAGCAGGATGCAAATGTTAGAATCGGACCACTCCGACGGCATCGACCAAAATATTACGCGCGTCCGAGACAGCTACGCCTGCGCCGAAGCCGCGGTCCGCGAGTTGCGGAGGTCGCCGGCGTAATAGCAAAGTGTGGACGGCATAACCGGTCCGAAAGCCGGCGATGGCGTCATGCGGCCATGACGGCGCGTCGATGACCCGCATGTTGCTTTAAGGCACTCACGCCACTTCGTTCTCTATTCCGCGCTTCAACGCCGTGCGCGCAGCCTCGCGATGCTCCGCCGTGATGTGGGCAGCTACGATCCTGATTGCGGTTGCAAGCACGGCGGCATCGTCGGTGAAACCGAGCACCGGCAACATGTCGGGAACAAAGTCGAACGGCAGGATGAAATAGGCGATGGCGCCGAGCAGCGACGCCTGCACATGGCGCGGCGTCTGCTTGTCGAAGGCGCAGTAGTAGGCGGCCAACAGGTCTTCGGCGAACGGCACGTTGGCGACGACGCGCTTCAGCTTGCTCCAGAACCGCCGGCGCACGCTGTCGCGGTCCCGCGCCAGCCGGTCGGCCGGCTCGAATCCCACACTGTGTTCGGAGGCCATATGGTCGGAGGCCATTGTCAGGGTCCCTGAAATGTCATGGCGGCGGATCATCGA
Protein-coding sequences here:
- a CDS encoding invasion associated locus B family protein, producing MGLAPAFSAPTSGSSEPTLLGQFGAWGAYTASPNGKKVCFALAKPSSSKTNPPNRPRDPIYAFVSTRPAEKVTNEVSVTVGYPLKPGSEATLDVGGASFEMYTQGDGIWIKNAAEEDRLIDAMRKSADATVKGMSSRGTRTTDVFSLKGLSQALDKVAQDCRR
- a CDS encoding YkvA family protein, producing the protein MASEHSVGFEPADRLARDRDSVRRRFWSKLKRVVANVPFAEDLLAAYYCAFDKQTPRHVQASLLGAIAYFILPFDFVPDMLPVLGFTDDAAVLATAIRIVAAHITAEHREAARTALKRGIENEVA